One Salmo trutta unplaced genomic scaffold, fSalTru1.1, whole genome shotgun sequence genomic window carries:
- the LOC115182052 gene encoding basic proline-rich protein-like, with product MDQGLIPQGALIYSTTTIKNDVKPNSNQYNVKSNVKTAQQHSIPQLPGPQHPKLELPGPQHPKLELPGPQHPKLEQLGPQHPKLELLGPQHPKLELLGPQHPKLELPGPQHPKLELPGPQHPKLELLGPQHPKLELLGPQHPKLELPGPQHPKLELPGPQHPKLELPGPQHPKLELPGPQHPKLELLGPQHPKLELPGPQHPKLELPGPQHPKLELPGPKHPKLELPGPQHPKLELVGPQHPKLELPGPQHPKLELPGPQHPKLELPGPQHPKLELLGPQHPKLELPGSQHPKLELPGPQHPKLELLGPQHPKLELPGPQHPKLELLGPRQPKLELPGPQHPKLELLGPQHPKLEQLGPQHPKLELPGPQHPKLEQLGPQHPKLELPGPQHPKLELLGPQHPKLELPGPQHPKLELLGPQHPKLELPGPQHPKLELPGPQHPKLELPGPQHPKLELPGPQHPKLELPGPQHPKLELLGPQHPKLELPGPQHPKLELPGPQHPKLELPGPQHPKLELPGPQHPKLELLGPNTLNWSY from the exons ATGG accagggtctcattccCCAGGGTGCCCTGATTTACAGTACTACAACAATCAAAAACGATGTGAAACCAAACAGCAATCAAtacaatgtcaaatcaaatgtaaaaaCAGCACAGCAGCATTCCATTCCTCAGCTACCTGGTCCCCAACACCCTAAACTGGAGCTACCTGGTCCCCAACACCCTAAACTGGAGCTACCTGGTCCCCAACACCCTAAACTGGAGCAACTAGGTCCCCAACACCCTAAACTGGAGCTACTAGGTCCCCAACACCCTAAACTGGAGCTACTAGGACCCCAACACCCTAAACTGGAGCTACCTGGTCCCCAACACCCTAAACTGGAGCTACCTGGTCCCCAACACCCTAAACTGGAGCTACTAGGACCCCAACACCCTAAACTGGAGCTACTAGGTCCCCAACACCCTAAACTGGAGCTACCTGGTCCCCAACACCCTAAACTGGAGCTACCTGGTCCCCAACACCCTAAACTGGAGCTACCTGGTCCCCAACACCCTAAACTGGAGCTACCTGGTCCCCAACACCCTAAACTGGAGCTACTTGGTCCCCAACACCCTAAACTGGAGCTACCTGGTCCCCAACACCCTAAACTGGAGCTACCTGGTCCCCAACACCCTAAACTGGAGCTACCTGGTCCCAAACACCCTAAACTGGAGTTACCTGGTCCCCAACACCCTAAACTGGAGCTAGTAGGTCCCCAACACCCTAAACTGGAGCTACCTGGTCCCCAACACCCTAAACTGGAGCTACCTGGTCCCCAACACCCTAAACTGGAGCTACCTGGTCCCCAACACCCTAAACTGGAGCTACTAGGACCCCAACACCCTAAACTGGAGCTACCTGGTTCCCAACACCCTAAACTGGAGCTGCCTGGTCCCCAACACCCTAAACTGGAGCTACTAGGTCCCCAACACCCTAAACTGGAGCTACCTGGTCCCCAACACCCTAAACTGGAGCTACTAGGTCCCCGACAGCCTAAACTGGAGCTACCTGGTCCCCAACACCCTAAACTGGAGCTACTAGGTCCCCAACACCCTAAACTGGAGCAACTAGGTCCCCAACACCCTAAACTGGAGCTACCTGGTCCCCAACACCCTAAACTGGAGCAACTAGGTCCCCAACACCCTAAACTGGAGCTACCTGGTCCCCAACACCCTAAACTGGAGCTACTAGGTCCCCAACACCCTAAACTGGAGCTACCTGGTCCCCAACACCCTAAACTGGAGCTACTAGGTCCCCAACACCCTAAACTGGAGTTACCTGGTCCCCAACACCCTAAACTAGAGCTACCTGGTCCCCAACACCCTAAACTGGAGCTACCTGGTCCCCAACACCCTAAACTGGAGCTACCTGGTCCCCAACACCCTAAACTGGAGCTACCTGGTCCCCAACACCCTAAACTGGAGCTACTAGGTCCCCAACACCCTAAACTGGAGCTACCTGGTCCCCAACACCCTAAACTGGAGCTACCTGGTCCCCAACACCCTAAACTGGAGCTACCTGGTCCCCAACACCCTAAACTGGAGCTACCTGGTCCCCAACACCCTAAACTGGAGCTACTAGGTCCCAACACCCTAAACTGGAGCTACTAG